GATACAATATTCCACTGGAAAATCGTTTGAGGGGTAGGAatagggaagggaaaggaacaAATGGTGTTGATGTGGCAAAATATCTTGGGACAATGCAATTCAAGTTGAGTAATCCGTTCTGCCTTGTAGGATTCCCAAATGGCTTGGCCTGGCTTTTACCCAGATTAAAGGATTAAGAAAATGCTTTGGCCACAAAAGTGAAAGTCTTGATTTGTTCTCCTAAGAGTTTAAATTGCAGGGCCTGAGAAGATGTGTCCAGTTTgttgctgctccctgtgcagccacagctgtgcctgccagagctccagaaaTACAAGCACAGCACAACAAGCTCTGTGTGCAGCTCAAACactgcaggctctgctcccagatcCAGCTTTTATCCCTTTACTGGTTCAGCCCAGCCCAAGAAAGAAGCTGAACACCTCCATGTCCAGGTGCAGCCCATCCCATGCTGTCCATGGAGAactgcagcaccaggagctttATTTCCCCCACAGAAAGCAGGCTGAgagctccctcagctccctgctTAGTGCCTCATAGCTCCCAGGCttcttgggaatttttgctGTGCTCAGAGAGCTTGCAAAATTTGCTACCTGGAACAGAAAATGTGTCAGGTTCTTAAAATGCATAAAGGACCCCAAGCActaaactttttaattttcctgccATGTACCAGAACACTGGTGTCTGCAGCATCAGCTTTAACTTGCTCATATGACATAATCTTGCCTCAGAGCAGTTGTGCTGATGAGAAGCAGCTCAGCCTTTTTCCTCCGAGCTGGAGCTCTCTGCCAGGGCTCACATGTCTGGGCTAACCATGATGACTGTGAAGGGAAATGTCAGCAAGTCAGAAAATGACCTCAGCCTTGCCATCCCTGACTGGGAGGATATAAAACTCAGTGTTTTGATGAAGTTTTGCCTGAAGATGGAAGCACCAGAGTCAGGTGATCTAAGCAGCTACGCTATTATTCCTGAAATTCTGCCTCTTTCAGGAGCCAACCCAAAACGTATCTTCCTGTATCATTAGGAATGCTATTGATATTATTTCAGATAAGCTATCTGTAATCAAATCCAAACCCAGGTTTTTAGAAATGTATTTCATGATTAATCTCCAGGATTTTTTCACCTTTCCCTTTAACCTACCCTTCTGAAATAGGAGAACATATACAACAGATTTGTAAATCTCTCATGTCTTAAAGGAGTTTACAGACATTGGTCCAGACCTACCTTGATGAACCACAATTCCACAGTCAGGGTCATGGGCAACTTGCAGTAAAATTTCTTCCACGTCTCTGTTCTTTCCAGGAGGATTTACCAGAGCAGTTATCTTCTGTTGCAGAGTCTTTGGCAAAGCCATAAGCTGTGCAAATTGACCTTCTGGACTTTTATCAATCTGcatgttataaaaataaaacattaaaaatattcagttatcttttttttttttttttttaaagaaggcaGAAAATTGACCTGTGATAAATATCTCACAGAATCTGATCCATTTCACTAGAACAGGTCCTTGACAATGCTAATAAAAACTTCCCAAGCACAGGGAAATGCAGTATCTCAGTTCTCAACTTGAAGAATGACTCAGTGCAAGGGTTTTTATTCAGGGGAAGACAGGCATGATCTTGCTGTGTCTGCAAGTAAGTTTTCATTGAAACTGTATCATTTCTGTTGTATCCaatttcctttggaaacttAAGTAGAGGACAATAAAAAAAAGTCCCCCGAAGACCTCTCAGATGAGTTTCTTCTGCCTGAATATAATCAAactgcagacacacacacatttcaAGTTTAGCTCGAAAaccattttctctgctttaaaCTCCAACCTACATCTGGTTTgtataatttgaaaaaaacattcaTCCCACATTTTCCAATCTAAATCAGAAATCCAACGAGCCCTTTTTGAGTACAATGATACCAACACACAGGCCTGGACAGATTTCTCCAAAATGTAATGCACGATGGGGCAGAGCTCTCCAAAAGCGGAGGAAAATCTGAAGAGCTCCATTCCTCCCACACAAGGTTTTAGCCACTTCATGGAGACATCAGACAGGAGTCTGGTTGCCCTCTCCACTCCCTTTTGTCAGTGTGGAGAAAATGATCTCCAGATGAGTCAGCCACAACTCCAGAGGCACCgacagccagcagctctgagcattGTGTGGGAGGAATCCATGCCTGAACCAAAActcagctgggctctgccttCCTTTGGTTCTCAGGGACCTTTGAAGAAGGAATTTTCTCTGTAGCTCTGCATATCCTGGAGAAGGGGGTTCTATTCTGTGTTAACTGCACCCCCAGCAGCACTCAGCCACCTCAGCCTGGCCAATAACTGCCAATAACCACTGCAAGGTGTGAGCAATAAAGTATTAAAGCACTTTGTTGATTAAATGCCCTCATTCTGCTGTTGATTTGAAGCAGTCTTGATGACTGTTATGGGATTGTGGAGAGATTTATTATCCAGCAATAAATTTGCAGTATGCTACCAGGATTTGTTTAAAGGAATTTCTTCTTGAAGGAAGTGTTCCTATTTCTTTCCCAAACTCATTTAAATATTGCTTCCACCAAACTGTTCACAAGCAATATGAAAACATGGAGACAGCTACAGGATAATACAGATTTCCCTGTATTTTATTCCAAAGCATAGCAGTAAAACTGTTTACTGTATTCAGTAAACATTAATTTAATTGCAGTTCAGTCAATTTCTAACAAAGACACATCCTAAAAGGTGGCATTTGGGAGAGAATTAGCAAGGCTTGAGGATGAAGAGATGCCCATGTCCATGAGACAAGTGGTGCTATTTGTGACTTCACCATCAAGTCTGTATCACACTTAAATATTCACACAGGGACATGCAgattacaaaaggaaaaattgctACTGACTGTGGCATCTCTCCCCTAACTGCAATGTTACACTGGAAAGATGGAATTCAAGATATTGGTCACTCTGGATTTCCCaaaaaaactgaaggaaaaaatcatTTTGTATGGGTATTAATGCCAGAATTTCACTTGGCTCTAATCAGCTCATCTTCATAGCTAGAACTTGAGGAGGTTTTTTTGTGAGATGCAGTTTTTGATTGCAGAAAGTTGCACCTCTGAGTTACAGTCTCTTCTCTCTAACACAAACCATCTGTTTATTCCTCACTTCCTAGCCTGCTATTTCCATATGGAAGCCATTAGAACACACATTTTACAATGATCTGCTCTGATTCCCTTGCTGGGCTCTATTCTGTGCCCATACTCAGAGAAAATGAGCAGTAGTTCCTCCTCCATATGAAAAAACTGGTATTTAAGGCAAGTCTGCTGGTTGCAGAATTAACTAAACAACAGAAACATAACAAACAGCAAGCACAGAGactccagctgctctcctggtGCATGGCACAATTCCTGCCTTCTGTCAGTGACAAAGCACTTGCTTGCTTTAAAGCTGTTTAGAAGGAGAACACTTGCCTCGAGCCTTCCCAGATGGTGCTTGTACACCACTTGAGGGCAGTCCTGGAGTATGGTACTGTACAGCTTCTGGAAATGGGCAACGTTGGGTTTCACTATGTTCTGCACTTTGGATTTGTCTTCTCCTATTATCATTCTGAAATCACCTaggcaggaaaagagaaggttaAGCCATTAggaataccccaaaaacactgaGAAGGAGAATATAACAGAAATCAACATAGTACAGAGCTGTCATCTAAAACTCTATTCTCCAATATTATATATGCCAATATAATCCACAATAATCATCTTctaagagtaaaaaaaaaaactattcaAACACCttcaagcacagaaaaaatGTCCTTGAAGGCACATATTGTTATGTGGCCTCCGATAAAATGTCATCAGCCCACGTGTCCACATCTTCACTTGCACAACAAAATAATTCCAGCTGCAAAGTAACAGTGACACTTTGCAACCTCAGTCTCAGCAGTTACTAAACAAACTGCCCAGGCCTCATACTTTGTATCCACAAGCAAATGAGCTAAACTTTTCCAATCTGAGGTAACAGTTTGCATTGTTTCTGCAGTCCAAGGGCAGTACCTCGAGTTCAGCTAATGGCAGCCATGGTAAAATCACTGGATCACTTTTCCTATTAGCCATGTATGTGTTAGTACTTTCAAAAAGAAATTCCTTTTAACACCACTGTTACCTTACTGGCCTTTACACTTTCATTTCAGATCCATGACTGAAAAATTTCAAAGAGAATAAATGAAAAGCCAGTCAGTCTGTATGAAAGCATTCCAGCACCTCTGTTAGGTACCAGCCTGGCTGCTTGCTGGGTTTCCAGCCAGGAGTTAGATACTCAGTGTAGCTTGTATCAACAACCAAAATTCTGAATCAATTCCTTTTCCCACTTCCCACATTCAGGAGACAAATGTTGTTGAAAGGTGGCAACTTGCTAGCCTTCCTtagtttatttcagtttatgCCGAGCCACAAAACAAACACTTCACATATAAATGGTACTGACTCAGTGCTCtcaaaaaatgcaggaaaaaataaaggataaacattttctaaattaaaGCATGAACAACACTCTTCAGCAGTCTCCAAGGAGACTGATTAGAGTAACACATAAAATCAATTCTGTCTACTAGTACAGCCTCTGAAAGACTTAACGAAATGGCAGCAAAATAAATATCCACAAGCAGCCTTTTTCTTGTAcattcccagctgggagctgtgttGCCTCAGCTTTGttcacacagcacagccagTCAGCATTTTACTGATTTCTGTTTAATTGCACTGTTTCAAAGAGTATATCAAAACTAACTTGGTCACTAGTGGCCAGCAAGAATCCAgtgccagtgctgggcaggTTTCAAGCAGTAAACATCCCTGGCTGGCAATCCCACTGTCAGCAccctcttcctgctgctttaAAACAGGCAACAGCTCAGGAGAGAACTGCTCTGGAGAAGCGAGCTGCAATCTGGACTGCCCTGAGAAGTGTTACATAAAACAGTGACACTCCTCAGTAGAGCCAAGCTGCAGCTCTGACCCCCCCTGTGCTCCCTTTAAAAGCCAAACATGCATTTCTGTATGAGGCAAGGAAATGGTGTGTAAAGTACAGCTCCAACCAAACTCCTTCATAGAGATTGCAGTAAGGATGTCAGCATTCAAAAAGCAATGCTGAGTTAAACTGTAACAATTACATCTTATATTGAAGAACAGTTTGCAGTAGTTTCTTCAATATTTTTCCATAccaatttcttaaaaaaaaaaaaagaaactcaaCAAATACCAATCAGGAGGGTTAAATGTAAATCAAATAATCATAACCTGGATCTTTGAGTTAACTAAATAAGAGCCTTAAACACAGCACACTCAAAAAGAGATGACAAGGTATGAGTCAGACTATCAGATGACTCAACATTGCACTGAGTggaaagagaaatttttttccaaaaggttTTGAAACATTCCACCAAAATACAATCCATGCAAACAGAAGAGAACCCCCATTATTTCATCATCTCCAATCACTCACACTTAGCTGTTCATAAATCAAGCAGGTATAGGCAGCGTTGCTGATGTGGCTACACCTATTTCCTGTGAATAAGCCCAATTAGTGGAGCTGTTACGTAACCACCATTCAGAGAATTCTCGGTGCACGCAGCAGTGCAGGCCCAAAGCAAGGAGGAAGATGATTTATCACACATGAGAcaccagctgtgctccagctccagctcttcccagccacTTCAGACCCCCCACACTCACCGGAGTAGGAGAGTCCTGCAATCTGCATGTAAAGGTCCTCTTCAGAGAAGCTCTCTGGCAACATGAGGAaggctgctgtcactgcactCTTCAGGTTGCTGACAAGAGCAGCTTGCAGCCTGCTGTTCTCATTCTGGGCCAGGAttttcacctggaaaagcaGAGCCATTGGAAGAAAGACTTCAGGAAAGTGCTACTGAAGCTGGAGCTAgaaatgctatttatttttcataccAGATTGagtaagaaattaatttaagatTAGATCTTATTAGCATGGCACAACAAGTATTAGAGTATCCCCACCACATGAAAGGAATATGTTTTTAAGAATTAACACTCTTctagaaaaagctgttttcacACACAGGTTTGGAAGTGCTATATGCACCAGACATTAGCTAATCTCTGAAAAACTAGTCACCTTTTCATACTCATAAATTTAAGATTAATCAGTAGAAGAAATATGAATGCATCAACAGAAATGCTTCACATGTGATTGTGCAATAAGAAAAAAGACTATACTAAAAGAGAACAGAACACCAGACAGATGTTTTTTTATtcatcttcattattttttatttatttttttaatagaggaCTCCCCTATCAAATGCTTCAAGTAGTTTCTCAGAGAGGGGTTATCCTAGAAGAAGCAGAGCTTTATTTTTGCACTTTGGATAAGCAGAATGTGAACTCCAAGGGATCTTCACTTATCCATGAGGAACAGATCACTTGAATGCCTCTACCTGCCATAAGAAGTGTTTATCTTTAGGAAACATTGAAACTGTTCAAGACCAACCAGAGAATCCAATCACCTAGGATATGGAAATACACTGCAATAAAGAGCAGATCTTTGGTAAGAACTGAAGATAGGAACACACTGGTAGACTAAAGGAAGGTGGTTTAGGAAATGGATTACTGTACCCTTCCAGAAACAACTCCCCTAGAAATCCCTGCTTGGTGTGTGTTTGTCTTTTTCAAGTGTTATGGTTTAGCAATACTGCCTTGCTtataaaacacagctttttaatatttataccctatttaatatatatttaatataataccCTACAACACCTTAAAATTCAAACTCACTGGCCATTGTGAACAGAGGTACCCCCCCCTTGATTTTTCTCAAATCTCGTCAAGCAATTCACTTACATGTGCATTCCTACCTGGTTGCTACAGGGAAATCTAAGGAAagtcagaacagaaaaaatctGTGGCACCCCAAGCAGTCACACAGGTGACTGCAATACCTTAGGATTGCCATGGAAACATCAGCAAGTTATGGACTTGTCAAGGACACCACAGAgccttttaaaacatgaaactcAGCAGAGATGCTGTTCCTCCTCATGGAAGACACCAGCCTTGCCttggaaaagcaaaattaataaCCTCCTCCTTTTctaaaaaatccccccaatacaaagcaggattttttcaaaagaaaataatacacCAGGCTTCAAAATCTGAATGCCTGAAACACTGATAGCATTTATGGACAAATTTTCAATGGCTCAGAGAGCTACAAATTTCCCAGGAAGTCAGACTGCAATGGTTATTACCCTGGTAAAACATGACTGTTGATTCTTGGGGTAAATCTGACAGAGCACCACAGTTAAGGAAGCCTTTTTTCACAGTACAGAGAATTTATATTCACTGTAGCATGTCACAAatcaaagcagcagcaaataCAGTTACACTGAAAACAGCTATTCACTATTCACTGCTGATGTGACATCCCGAATTCTCCCTTCATTTATCTTTCTCAATGGATTCCGTTTCATTCTTTACAAAGATAACAGCTGCTCTAACCTGGATCATGCTGTAATACATCTCTGGAGATAAAGCCAGTAGTCTGAGACAATTTATTCAAACTTACACTCCCAAGTTTTTTAGCTAAAAGCATAATTAACTTCTGTTCCAAGACCCGAAGTGATTTCTCCTCTAattctccccctcccctcatAACAATTTTTCCCTTAGCACTGCTGCCATCTGCTGAAAGTAAATCGAGGCATGCACAAGGGGGAAagcaaagattattttttatcaTCCAAATAAGGAGGAGAAAAACCAACATGCAGAACCCATGGTTCATTCAATTATGAGCCAGACAGTAACTGCACAGCAAAGCTGCTTTCATCTTTAAAGATTTCCATTCTTTATCTGTGTTAAGTTTTGGCCACCCCTATAATCTGTTCTAAAAGGCAAATAATACATTTGACATTAAAGGGACTTGGCATTAATATAGTCCAGTTATTCAAGATTTCCTACAGGCAGAAAACTGTTATTAATATTCTCACCTTTAGGGGCTGTTTTTCTACAGAACATCATTAAGAACTACATTTCACCTCCTCTCTGAGAGATTATCCCTCTGGGGCTACACCCCTAAATCAGGACAGATTATTTGTGCAGTACTGCTGCACAGATCCCTAACAGGTAAAGTTCAAATTCCAACTGATTATTTTCCAGCCCTGGAATTTCCTGCATTTCCAGAGAGAAAACTGAGCAGTTACCGGTTTTTGTAGGCGCCCAGCTGCATAGAGAGTTTTCCAGTGAAACAAATCCTCAATCAGGGCATCAGTGCTAATTACTCCATATTTTATCAtctggagaaaaaacaaagcaaaataaatgcttttgaaaaagcaaatataCCTCCATTGTTTTCCCTACGTGGAACTTACTACTTGCCATAACTGTCCTTAATTCTAAGGCACACATAGCTCAAAtaaaaaactggaaaacatttttatgttgTAATTAACATACgaggtaaaagaaaaatttcctaTTCACATTCAAATttctgcagggagaaaatggaaCACATTAAATGAAGATCCTTTCTAGAATCAAAGTTGCAATAAAGTCAGCAGCCAAATATTACAATAGCTGGAATAATCCACATTATCCTTtatgatattaaaaaaactcAAGCAGTAGTTTGTCATAGACCTAAATTAAAACCTCCAGACATTTATGTATCCTGTTACTAGGAGGTGGGGTGTGTATCAGGgagttttttcttttgctctttgatgttaggaaaaaaccccagtgatTTTGCAGCTTATTTTACGTAACTGGAAAAAACATGGGACTTTCCACAGTTTGTTACCAATCTGCACTACCTGAATTTCCAAAGATTATCACCACAACAAGGCAGCCAGCTCCAAAATTTCTGGATAACAAAGGACCACAGCCTGTGATATGACTGAGTCATTAGAATGTAAGACCAAGCCATAAAGAGCCAAGAACACAATGTCATGGCAAATACCACTGGTCTTTCAAATGAAATCCCAAATCGCTTTTGACATCAATTAGGGtttaaaccccaaaatttcGTACAGGGACAAGAACAGCAAGACTGATTCCCTCACTCCCTCCCTACCAAACACAGAGGTGCAGGAACAGGACTTGCTGGACAAGAACCACTCTCCAGAATTATTAGTTACACCCAAGCCTCACAGGTCAGGATGTGAGACACCAAACAACACAACTGTCAATTCCAACTTGCTCTtgttatttgcattttatatcAAACACTTTGCTGTTACTACATGGTCAACTGCTGAAATGAAGCACCACCAGAACTTTACCACCACCTTTCTGACAGACAAAAAGCAGTAAGGAATATAAATCCAATTCC
The genomic region above belongs to Poecile atricapillus isolate bPoeAtr1 chromosome 9, bPoeAtr1.hap1, whole genome shotgun sequence and contains:
- the TAMM41 gene encoding phosphatidate cytidylyltransferase, mitochondrial: MALPVLSSSAVKFRRVLAHFPQELSLAFAYGSGVFRQAGASAEHGETNMLDFVFAVDDAVTWHMMNLLKNRSHYSFLKFFGPKKISNIQKYGAGIYYNTLVPCNGRMIKYGVISTDALIEDLFHWKTLYAAGRLQKPVKILAQNENSRLQAALVSNLKSAVTAAFLMLPESFSEEDLYMQIAGLSYSGDFRMIIGEDKSKVQNIVKPNVAHFQKLYSTILQDCPQVVYKHHLGRLEIDKSPEGQFAQLMALPKTLQQKITALVNPPGKNRDVEEILLQVAHDPDCGIVVHQGISGIVRSSSVVQSAKTILTAGAKKSVTYSMKKLYKMTKGGLKKTS